One genomic region from Nostoc sp. C052 encodes:
- a CDS encoding mechanosensitive ion channel family protein has translation MFDFHPLRLPSKYFNIFITVLTFVLFFWFTPVVAQALTKAPVILDGQQLFQISDSGQYSAQERTNLINSQLKNVISASESIQVKIEKRNQLPTILLNDRYLLTVTQQDTLPGSTLDEQANIWAQQIEGALKEAHLERTKTYLQQTTFIAAAILLITVGFSWLLGWIKHQFIRVASLRLTTSNAIPNSETLKVLELFFKLVLASMRIGLWMSAILYITNLFPFTRQWSYQISNILITSFTSPILTLGKNPYSLTELIVLVGLLFGLVIFAGTLTNFLRSRILSFTVINRGAQEAIIILLKYGLIFIGTLVLLQIWGLDISSLTILASALSVGIGFGLQDIAKNFGSGLVLVFERPIQVGDFVEVGEYTGIVERIGARSTEIRTLDHVSIIVPNSRFLEKEVINWSHRNPISRLHLPVGVAYSSDPKAVQSALLEAASKHPNVLQTPLPLVLFKEFANNTLNFELLVWTAEPNKQFLLKSDLYYIIYEVLQQRKIEIPFAQLDLHLRSGKLEFTSEMQLALIQMVERLSNQESDIDSTNPIEKGTEGIDA, from the coding sequence ATGTTTGATTTTCATCCTTTGCGACTACCATCAAAATATTTTAATATTTTCATTACAGTACTAACTTTTGTTTTATTTTTTTGGTTCACTCCTGTCGTTGCTCAAGCATTAACTAAAGCTCCAGTTATTTTGGATGGACAACAGCTTTTTCAAATCAGCGATTCTGGTCAGTATAGCGCTCAAGAACGGACAAATTTAATCAACTCACAACTAAAAAATGTAATTTCCGCTTCTGAGTCTATTCAAGTTAAAATTGAAAAACGCAACCAGCTACCGACTATTTTATTAAATGACCGCTATCTGTTAACAGTTACACAACAAGATACTTTACCAGGTAGTACACTCGATGAGCAGGCTAACATTTGGGCGCAGCAAATTGAAGGAGCGTTAAAGGAAGCTCATTTAGAGCGAACTAAAACTTATCTTCAACAAACAACTTTTATCGCAGCAGCAATTTTACTCATAACTGTAGGATTTAGTTGGCTATTGGGATGGATTAAGCATCAATTTATCCGAGTAGCTTCACTTCGCTTAACAACTAGTAATGCCATACCTAATTCGGAAACACTTAAAGTATTAGAATTATTTTTCAAATTAGTGTTGGCAAGTATGCGTATCGGACTTTGGATGAGTGCGATTCTTTATATCACTAATCTCTTTCCTTTCACTCGTCAATGGAGCTACCAAATTTCAAATATCCTAATTACCAGTTTCACCTCACCGATTCTGACGTTGGGAAAAAATCCTTATTCTCTTACTGAATTAATAGTTTTGGTTGGTTTATTGTTTGGCTTAGTTATCTTTGCTGGAACGTTAACCAATTTTTTACGTTCTCGGATTCTCTCTTTTACTGTCATCAATCGTGGCGCTCAAGAAGCGATTATAATACTTTTAAAATATGGTCTAATTTTTATTGGCACACTGGTACTGTTACAAATCTGGGGACTTGACATTAGCTCTTTGACAATTTTAGCAAGTGCTTTAAGCGTTGGAATTGGCTTTGGTTTACAGGATATTGCTAAGAATTTTGGCAGTGGTTTAGTACTAGTATTTGAGCGTCCGATTCAGGTTGGAGATTTTGTGGAAGTTGGGGAATATACAGGTATTGTCGAGCGAATCGGTGCCAGAAGTACCGAGATTCGTACTCTTGACCACGTTTCAATCATTGTACCCAACTCTCGCTTCTTGGAAAAAGAAGTAATCAACTGGAGCCATCGCAACCCGATTTCTCGCCTTCATCTTCCCGTTGGCGTTGCCTATAGCTCAGATCCCAAAGCAGTGCAATCTGCTCTGTTAGAGGCTGCCTCTAAGCATCCCAATGTATTGCAGACTCCTTTGCCTCTAGTACTGTTTAAAGAGTTTGCCAACAACACCTTAAATTTTGAGTTATTAGTCTGGACTGCGGAACCTAATAAACAATTTTTGCTCAAAAGTGATTTATACTACATTATTTACGAAGTATTACAGCAACGAAAAATTGAAATTCCTTTTGCTCAGTTAGATTTACATCTGCGTTCTGGTAAGTTGGAATTTACGTCAGAAATGCAGTTAGCTTTAATACAGATGGTTGAACGATTATCAAATCAGGAGTCAGACATAGATTCAACCAATCCAATTGAAAAGGGTACAGAGGGTATAGATGCATGA
- a CDS encoding four helix bundle protein, translating to MEKEPIKSHKDLKVYQMAFDAAMKIFELSKKFPVEELYSLTDQIRRSSRSVCANMEEAWRKRRYEAAFIAKLNDCESEAAETQTWIEFAVKCNYLSVESGRELYGSYNQILGGLVNMIANPTPWLMKR from the coding sequence ATGGAGAAAGAACCTATTAAAAGTCATAAAGACTTGAAAGTTTATCAAATGGCTTTCGATGCCGCCATGAAAATCTTTGAACTCTCCAAAAAGTTTCCTGTTGAAGAACTTTATTCATTAACAGATCAGATTCGCCGCTCGTCCCGTTCTGTGTGTGCAAATATGGAAGAGGCTTGGCGAAAACGTCGTTATGAGGCAGCTTTTATAGCGAAACTGAATGATTGCGAGTCCGAAGCTGCTGAAACTCAGACTTGGATTGAGTTCGCTGTTAAATGTAACTATCTCTCTGTCGAATCAGGTAGAGAACTATATGGAAGTTACAACCAAATCTTAGGTGGTCTGGTGAATATGATTGCCAATCCAACGCCTTGGTTAATGAAGCGTTAG